The proteins below are encoded in one region of Rhinolophus sinicus isolate RSC01 linkage group LG07, ASM3656204v1, whole genome shotgun sequence:
- the SMNDC1 gene encoding survival of motor neuron-related-splicing factor 30 isoform X3 has protein sequence MEVIELTKDLLSTQPSETLASSDSFASTQPTHSWKVGDKCMAIWSEDGQCYEAEIEEIDEENGTAAITFAGYGNAEVTPLLNLKPVEEGRKAKEDSGNKPMSKKEMIAQQREYKKKKALKKAQRIKELEQEREDQKVKWQQFNNRAYSKNKKGQVKRSIFASPESVTGKVGVGTCGIADKPMTQYQDTSKYNVRHLMPQ, from the exons gaagttATAGAACTAACCAAAGACCTTCTGTCAACTCAGCCTTCTGAAACTCTTGCAAGTTCAGACAGTTTTGCTTCTACTCAGCCCACTCATTCATGGAAAGTAGGAGACAAGTGTATGGCAATCTGGAGTGAAGATGGACA GTGTTATGAAGCGGAGATTGAGGAGATAGATGAAGAAAACGGCACTGCTGCAATCACCTTTGCTGGCTATGGCAATGCTGAAGTGACTCCATTGTTGAACCTCAAGCCtgtagaagaaggaaggaaggcaaaggaGGACAGTGGCAACAAGCCCATGTCAAA aaaagaaatgattgcCCAGCAGCGtgaatataaaaagaagaaagctttgaaaaaagcacagagaataaaagaacttgagcaggagagagaggaccAGAAGGTGAAATGGCAGCAGTTCAACAACAGAGCCTATTcgaaaaacaaaaaaggccag GTAAAGAGGAGTATTTTTGCTTCACCTGAGAGTGTAACTGGCAAAGTTGGAGTAGGAACTTGTGGGATTGCTGATAAACCTATGACACAGTATCAAGATACCTCTAAATACAATGTTAGGCATTTGATGCCTCAATAA